The Streptomyces sp. DG1A-41 genomic sequence CTGACGCGGAGCGGGCTGGTGCTGGAGTCGCTGATTCCGTCGATTCTGGAGCAGAAGGTCACGACCGATGAGGCGTATCGGGCGTGGCGGCTGCTGGTGCGGAAGTTCGGGGAGCCGGCGCCGGGGCCCGCGCCCGGGCGGATGTGCGTGATGCCGGAGCCTCGGGCGTGGGCGTTGATCCCGTCGTGGGAGTGGCACCGGGCCGGGGTCGACAACAAGCGGGCGTCGACGATCCTGCGTGCGGTTCGGGTGGCCGGGCGGTTGGAGGAGGCGGCCGGGATGGAACCGGGGGCGGCTCGGGCGCGGTTGGAGTTGGTACCGGGGGTCGGACCGTGGACGTCGGCGGAGACGGTGCAGCGGAGTCATGGGGCGCCGGATGAGGTGACCGTGGGGGATCTGCATCTGCCCGGGATCGTGGGGTGGGCGTTGGCCGGGGACCGGGATGCCGATGACTCCGTGATGCTGGAGTTGTTGGAGCCGTATGCGGGGCAGCGGCATCGGGCGGCTCGGTTGA encodes the following:
- a CDS encoding DNA-3-methyladenine glycosylase 2 family protein, whose amino-acid sequence is MAGRFAPRPTRTAVRGGQVGVAGGVPQQAAGPGRVRDWVPDGPLDLGLVLGPLRRGPGDPTFREMPDGSVWRACRTPAGPGTLRVCAYGGGVRGQAWGPGAEWLLDRLPELLGAADDPSVFVPRHRLVALARHRRPGLRLTRSGLVLESLIPSILEQKVTTDEAYRAWRLLVRKFGEPAPGPAPGRMCVMPEPRAWALIPSWEWHRAGVDNKRASTILRAVRVAGRLEEAAGMEPGAARARLELVPGVGPWTSAETVQRSHGAPDEVTVGDLHLPGIVGWALAGDRDADDSVMLELLEPYAGQRHRAARLILLSGRAPGRRAPKMPRWDIGGL